A stretch of Vigna angularis cultivar LongXiaoDou No.4 chromosome 4, ASM1680809v1, whole genome shotgun sequence DNA encodes these proteins:
- the LOC108341970 gene encoding uncharacterized protein LOC108341970, with protein MEAALEKFNAFTKSGQDFVDGVFRRRNPIEILKRLQREAFSDIMKLRDRQEKVERILSFYQSSKEGPFQETSTHVRGHLDYLGSLLVLSDVNQQNIDAVDKCGIRTGVASRFIFETKIGEKCSGAVEFVATNATNGDRENCDERPLSLSKLSFTANVNDWFSFVAMPIGARGRDVAIASDSFDQVGEGFTVFSYSGPPLLHLHNGTAIGITVRKSNVIASLTEHVTASQIPHTSSTFGQLLYQFSGGTKLSLLGLHHTPLSLKRLGNFDAFSFPIVLSKQNEVSEAATEVSSSTGIRTSGGSIALMAESKIDGFGKLGGWFEMNKLNPQSVQFGVNLSDDSQDSLGWGMSLSRFMENSENEAHFQAESYLRFNMGNKFCLKPGVVLGTDGKSKIAALMLRSNWSL; from the exons ATGGAAGCAGCGTTAGAGAAATTCAATGCCTTCACCAAATCTGGCCAAGACTTTGTTGACGGCGTTTTTCGTCGCCGGAATCCG ATTGAAATCCTTAAACGGTTGCAGAGAGAGGCATTTTCTGATATTATGAAACTCAGAGACAGACAAGAGAAGGTTGAGCGAATCCTCTCTTTCTATCAGTCCAGCAAAGAGGGACCCTTTCAAGAGACCTCCACTCACGTGAGAGGTCACCTGGACTATTTGGGTTCTTTGTTGGTGCTGAGTGATGTTAATCAGCAGAACATAGATGCTGTAGATAAGTGTGGAATCAGAACAGGGGTTGCTTCCAGGTTcatttttgaaacaaaaattggGGAGAAGTGTTCTGGTGCTGTTGAGTTTGTGGCCACTAATGCCACTAATGGAGACAGGGAAAATTGTGATGAAAggcctctttctctctccaagCTTAGTTTTACAGCAAATGTCAATGACTGGTTCTCTTTTGTGGCTATGCCTATCGGTGCCCGGGGCAGAGATGTTGCAATTGCTTCCGATTCTTTCGATCAG GTTGGAGAAGGGTTTACAGTTTTTTCCTATTCTGGACCGCCTCTTCTCCACTTGCACAATGGTACTGCTATAGGCATAACTGTGAGAAAGTCAAATGTTATTGCCTCATTGACTGAACATGTAACTGCTTCGCAAATTCCACATACATCTAGCACCTTTGGGCaacttttgtatcaattttctGGAGGAACAAAACTGTCTCTTTTGGGACTTCATCACACGCCTTTATCATTAAAGAGACTTGGAAATTTTGACGCTTTTAGCTTTCCAATAGTATTGTCAAAGCAAAATGAAGTTTCTGAGGCAGCAACTGAAGTATCGTCATCAACGGGAATACGCACTTCTGGTGGTTCTATTGCCTTGATGGCGGAGTCCAAAATTGATGGTTTTGGAAAACTTGGGGGTTGGTTTGAGATGAACAAATTAAATCCCCAATCTGTACAATTCGGTGTAAACTTATCTGATGATTCACAAGATTCATTAGGCTGGGGTATGAGTCTCAGTAGATTCATGGAAAATTCAGAAAATGAGGCTCATTTTCAGGCTGAATCCTACCTAAGATTTAACATGGGTAATAAATTTTGCTTGAAGCCAGGGGTTGTATTGGGAACAGATGGGAAATCTAAAATAGCTGCTTTAATGCTTCGGTCTAATTGGTCCCTTTGA
- the LOC108343135 gene encoding CO(2)-response secreted protease has translation MKGKAFLLHLFCILLLFIGESRSSAGNGNNDGANAKQVYIVYMGAADSTNASLRNYHAQILNSVLMRDENALVRNYKHGFSGFAARLSKEEADSIAKKPGVVSVFPDPILKLHTTHSWDFLAHQTRVKVDTKPNTLSGVSSSSDVIVGILDSGIWPEAASFSGEGMGPIPSRWKGKCVTSHDFNSSHCNGKLIGARSYGNPGVEDSPRDDEGHGTHVASTAVGSVVKNVSFYGVAAGNAKGGSPESRLAIYKVCFGPGCSGSAIMAAFDDAIADGVDVLSLSLGAEPGEQKDLLDDPIAIGAFHAVERGILVVCSAGNAGPDPYTVVNDAPWIFTVAASTIDRDFQSDLVLGDNKTIKGRAINFSPLSSSPKYPIISGELAKSKKSTLADARVCKSGSLDGKKVKGKIVVCDGPEDENPPNDKNSRIKKLGGIGLVMVTDEYGSFAYNYGDFPVTVIDARYGKSVRNYITSTSKPVATIPSTSTVHGYKPSPTVPGFSSRGPSILSSNILKPDIAAPGVNIFAAWSRRAIENVPKGRQPSPYNIISGTSMACPHVSGLAGSVKTHNPTWSPSAIKSAIMTSAIQNDNLKRPIRNDPGVSATPYDYGAGEITTSEPLKPGLVYETNTVDYLNFLCYAGFDMSTIKIISRSAPHNFSCPKDSSFDLISNINYPSIAVHLTGKGNVSVIRTATNVGEQAETVYSPTVHAPSNVIVTVTPDKLHFTKSSKKLSYKVIFSALKSLENDLFGSITWTNDKHTVRIPFVLTK, from the exons ATGAAAGGGAAGGCATTTTTGTTGCATTTATTCTGCATTCTGTTGCTGTTTATTGGAGAGTCAAGGTCATCAGCAGGGAATGGTAATAACGATGGTGCCAACGCTAAACAGGTTTATATCGTGTATATGGGAGCTGCGGATTCAACAAATGCTTCTCTTCGGAATTACCATGCTCAGATTCTTAATTCAGTGCTAATGAg GGATGAGAATGCTCTGGTACGAAACTACAAGCATGGTTTCTCAGGGTTTGCAGCTCGTTTATCAAAAGAGGAGGCAGATTCAATTGCTAAGAAACCTGGTGTTGTGTCTGTTTTTCCTGACCCCATTCTGAAGCTCCACACAACACATTCCTGGGATTTTCTCGCACACCAAACTCGTGTCAAAGTTGACACCAAACCAAACACGCTCTCCGgtgtttcttcttcctcagacGTTATCGTTGGCATATTAGATTCAG GTATATGGCCAGAGGCTGCGAGCTTTAGCGGCGAGGGAATGGGTCCGATTCCGTCCCGTTGGAAAGGCAAGTGCGTGACATCACATGACTTCAATTCCTCCCACTGCAACGG GAAGCTAATCGGGGCGAGGTCTTATGGTAATCCTGGTGTCGAAGACTCGCCGAGGGATGATGAGGGCCATGGGACCCACGTGGCGTCGACGGCGGTGGGTTCCGTCGTGAAAAACGTGTCGTTCTATGGTGTGGCGGCGGGGAACGCAAAGGGTGGGTCCCCAGAATCTAGGTTGGCGATTTACAAAGTGTGTTTTGGCCCGGGATGTAGCGGGTCGGCCATTATGGCGGCGTTTGACGATGCCATTGCCGACGGAGTGGATGTGCTGTCGCTGTCGCTGGGCGCGGAGCCCGGGGAGCAAAAAGACTTGCTCGATGATCCCATCGCCATCGGAGCATTCCACGCTGTGGAGCGTGGCATCCTGGTGGTCTGCTCCGCCGGGAATGCGGGACCGGATCCGTACACGGTTGTGAACGACGCGCCTTGGATTTTTACGGTTGCAGCCTCTACCATCGACCGGGATTTCCAATCCGACCTCGTTTTGGGTGATAACAAGACCATCAAG GGTAGAGCTATAAATTTCTCTCCACTCTCAAGTTCTCCCAAGTATCCAATCATATCTGGTGAGCTTGCCAAGTCAAAAAAGAGCACCTTAGCTGACGCCAG AGTATGCAAGTCAGGTTCATTAGATGGAAAAAAAGTGAAAGGGAAAATAGTAGTTTGTGATGGTCCGGAAGACGAAAATCCACCTAATGACAAAAATTCGAGAATTAAAAAATTGGGAGGAATAGGTCTGGTTATGGTTACCGATGAATATGGGTCATTCGCATATAATTATGGGGACTTCCCAGTAACGGTGATAGATGCAAGATATGGCAAATCAGTCCGCAACTATATCACATCAACCAG CAAGCCAGTGGCAACAATACCAAGCACAAGCACAGTTCATGGTTATAAACCTTCTCCTACGGTGCCAGGATTTTCATCAAGAGGACCTTCCATCCTTTCGAGCAATATTCTCAAG CCTGATATTGCAGCACCAGGAGTAAACATTTTCGCTGCATGGAGTAGAAGAGCCATAGAGAATGTTCCGAAAGGAAGACAGCCTTCACCTTACAACATAATCTCAGGGACTTCCATGGCCTGTCCACATGTTTCAGGGCTTGCAGGCTCTGTTAAAACACACAACCCCACTTGGAGTCCCTCTGCAATCAAATCTGCCATAATGACTTCAG CAATTCAAAACGACAACCTCAAGAGGCCCATAAGAAATGATCCGGGAGTGTCAGCCACACCTTATGACTATGGGGCAGGGGAAATAACAACATCTGAACCATTAAAACCAGGGCTGGTTTACGAAACCAACACCGTTGACTACTTGAACTTTTTGTGTTACGCTGGATTTGACATGAGCACGATTAAGATCATCTCCAGATCTGCCCCTCACAATTTCAGTTGTCCTAAGGATTCGAGTTTTGATCTCATCTCCAACATCAACTACCCTTCCATTGCAGTACACCTCACTGGCAAAGGAAATGTGAGCGTCATTAGAACTGCCACAAATGTTGGTGAACAAGCTGAAACAGTGTACTCTCCCACTGTGCACGCTCCTAGTAATGTTATTGTCACTGTAACTCCAGATAAACTCCATTTTACCAAGAGTAGTAAAAAACTAAGCTACAAAGTTATTTTCTCAGCTTTGAAATCCTTAGAGAACGATTTGTTTGGATCCATTACTTGGACTAACGACAAACATACAGTTCGAATTCCTTTTGTATTAACAAAATAG
- the LOC108343516 gene encoding CO(2)-response secreted protease, with product MPLYTITCKSASRHTKLQLINMQGNKLLLHIFTLFVFLGATSSSPENGSNSKQVYIVYMGAADSSNASLRNDHAQLLNAVIRRNDKALVRNYKHGFSGFAARLSKEEANSIAQKPGVVSVFPDPILKLHTTRSWDFLKYQTHVKIDANPKTLSNSSSSSDVILGILDTGIWPEAASFSEEGMGPVPSRWKGTCVKSSDFNASNCNRKLIGARFYTDPNGEDGDNTPRDSLGHGTHVASTAVGAAVTNASYYGLAAGSAKGGSPESRLAVYRVCSNFGCSGSAILGAFDDAIADGVDVLSLSLGASPGFRPDLTSDPIAIGAFHAVERGIVVACSAGNDGPSSNTVVNDAPWILTVAASTIDRDFQSDVVLGGNKTIKGRAINFSPLSNSAQYPLVYGESSKTNESSLTEARQCHPDSLDASKVKGKIVLCDGRNDEYSTSEIIDTVKTLGGIGLVHITDSNGAIASYYGDFPATVISSKDGATILQYINSSNNPAATILPTTTVLDYKPAPLVPDFSSRGPSSLSSNILKPDIAAPGVNILAAWIESSSDEVPKGRKPSQYNIISGTSMACPHVSGLASTVKARNPSWGPSAIKSAIMTSAIQSDNTKTAITTDSGSVATPYDYGAGEMTTSESLQPGLIYETDTIDYLNFLCYIGLDIATVKVISRTVPDNFNCPKDSSSDLVSNINYPSIAVNFTGKGTVSVSRTVTNVGEEDETVYSPVVEAPSGVKVTLTPNKLQFTKSSKKLSYKVIFSTTLTSLKEDLFGSITWSNAKYMVRSPFVLTK from the exons ATGCCTTTATATACCATAACTTGCAAGAGTGCTTCAAGGCACACTAAGTTACAACTGATTAACATGCAAGGCAATAAACTTTTGTTGCATATATTCACTCTTTTTGTGTTTCTTGGAGCCACAAGTTCATCACCAGAAAATGGTAGCAACAGTAAACAAGTTTATATCGTCTATATGGGAGCTGCGGATTCTTCCAATGCTTCTCTTCGGAATGACCATGCTCAGCTTCTCAATGCAGTGATAAGAAG GAATGACAAGGCTTTGGTGCGGAACTACAAGCATGGTTTCTCAGGGTTCGCAGCTCGTTTATCAAAAGAGGAGGCAAATTCAATTGCTCAGAAACCTGGTGTTGTGTCTGTTTTTCCTGACCCCATTCTGAAGCTCCACACAACTCGTTCCTGGGATTTCCTAAAATATCAAACTCACGTCAAAATCGACGCCAACCCAAAAACGCTCTCCaattcttcttcctcctcaGACGTTATCCTTGGCATATTAGACACAG GTATATGGCCAGAGGCAGCGAGTTTTAGTGAGGAGGGAATGGGTCCTGTTCCATCGCGCTGGAAAGGCACGTGCGTGAAATCATCAGACTTTAATGCATCTAATTGCAACAG GAAACTAATTGGGGCAAGATTTTACACTGACCCTAATGGGGAAGACGGTGACAACACGCCACGGGATTCGCTTGGCCACGGGACCCATGTGGCCTCCACGGCGGTGGGAGCCGCCGTGACCAACGCATCGTACTACGGTCTGGCGGCGGGGAGCGCCAAGGGTGGGTCCCCAGAATCAAGATTGGCGGTTTACAGAGTGTGTTCTAACTTTGGGTGCAGTGGGTCCGCCATTCTCGGGGCGTTTGACGATGCCATTGCCGACGGAGTCGATGTTCTGTCGCTGTCGCTCGGTGCATCACCCGGATTTCGACCCGACTTGACAAGCGACCCGATTGCGATCGGAGCGTTCCACGCCGTGGAGCGCGGCATCGTGGTGGCCTGCTCCGCTGGGAATGATGGACCGAGCTCGAACACGGTTGTGAACGATGCGCCTTGGATTTTAACCGTTGCAGCTTCGACCATCGACCGAGATTTTCAGTCCGACGTGGTCCTGGGTGGTAACAAAACCATCAAG GGTAGGGCTATAAATTTCTCCCCTCTTTCAAATTCGGCTCAGTATCCATTGGTATACGGCGAGTCTTCCAAGACGAACGAGAGTAGTTTAACTGAAGCAAG ACAATGTCACCCAGATTCATTAGATGCAAGCAAAGTCAAAGGGAAGATTGTGCTATGTGATGGCAGAAATGATGAATACTCAACTAGTGAAATAATAGACACAGTGAAAACCCTGGGAGGAATAGGCCTAGTTCATATTACGGACTCAAATGGAGCAATAGCTTCATATTACGGGGACTTCCCTGCAACGGTTATTAGCTCAAAAGATGGTGCCACAATACTGCAATACATAAATTCATCCAA CAATCCAGCAGCAACAATTCTACCAACAACTACAGTTCTTGATTATAAACCTGCTCCCCTTGTGCCAGACTTTTCATCAAGAGGACCTTCATCTCTATCAAGCAATATTCTAAAG CCTGATATTGCAGCACCAGGAGTTAATATTCTGGCCGCATGGATTGAAAGTAGCTCAGACGAAGTTCCCAAAGGAAGAAAGCCCTCACAGTACAACATAATCTCAGGGACTTCAATGGCCTGTCCACATGTTTCAGGACTTGCTAGCACTGTCAAAGCACGCAACCCCAGTTGGGGTCCCTCTGCAATCAAATCTGCCATCATGACTTCAG CAATTCAAAGTGACAACACGAAGACAGCTATAACAACCGATTCAGGGTCAGTAGCCACACCTTATGACTATGGAGCAGGGGAGATGACAACATCTGAATCATTGCAGCCAGGGCTAATTTATGAAACCGACACTATCGACTACTTAAACTTCTTGTGTTACATTGGACTTGACATAGCCACGGTTAAGGTCATCTCCAGAACTGTTCCTGACAATTTCAATTGCCCCAAGGATTCAAGTTCTGATCTTGTCTCCAACATCAACTACCCTTCCATAGCAGTAAACTTCACTGGCAAAGGAACTGTCAGTGTGAGTAGAACTGTCACAAAtgttggtgaagaagatgaaacagTGTACTCCCCAGTGGTTGAGGCTCCCAGTGGAGTAAAAGTCACACTAACTccaaataaattacaatttacgAAGAGTAGTAAAAAACTAAGTTACAAAGTTATTTTCTCCACAACTTTAACTTCCCTAAAGGAAGATCTGTTTGGATCTATCACTTGGAGTAACGCCAAATATATGGTTCGAAGTCCTTTTGTATTAACTAAGTAA
- the LOC108342293 gene encoding GDSL esterase/lipase EXL3-like, whose translation MELWNVVFVWCVLCFGFLHHTEAIVKLRGNETIPALILFGDSIVDTGANNNLITAFKSNFPPYGRDFHAAQPTGRFSNGKVPSDFVAEELGINEYSVAYTSPNLQPDDLLKGINFASGGTGYDPFTSQLASVIPLSEQLEQFKEYIGKLKANFGEARTNFILSKSLVLVVSSSNDIANTYFASGIRKLDYDVPSYTDMLVQLASSFVKELYGLGVRRMGVFGAPPLGCLPFMRTMFGGVERECREEINMASKLFNSKLSSELHKLHQNWPQAKIVYINIYDPLLNIIQNPMKYGLEVVDRGCCGTGSVEAGILCNPLNLQTCTDDSKYVFWDSYHPTQRTYQILVGEILNKYINNFS comes from the exons ATGGAGTTGTGGAATGTGGTGTTTGTGTGGTGTGTTTTGTGTTTCGGTTTTCTTCATCACACTGAAGCCATTGTTAAGCTACGAGGAAATGAAACAATCCCAGCACTGATTTTATTTGGAGATTCGATCGTGGACACAGGGGCTAACAACAACTTAATCACCGCGTTTAAGAGCAATTTTCCTCCTTATGGAAGGGATTTTCATGCTGCTCAACCAACAGGAAGATTCAGCAATGGCAAGGTTCCTTCTGATTTCGTTG CTGAAGAATTGGGAATCAACGAATATTCAGTTGCATACACGAGTCCAAATTTGCAGCCTGATGATCTGTTGAAGGGAATCAACTTCGCTTCGGGTGGCACAGGATATGATCCTTTCACCTCACAACTTGCC TCAGTAATACCGTTATCTGAGCAACTGGAGCAGTTCAAAGAATATATAGGAAAGCTGAAAGCAAATTTTGGAGAAGCGAGAACGAACTTCATCTTGTCCAAAAGTTTAGTTCTTGTGGTATCAAGCAGCAACGACATTGCCAATACCTATTTTGCATCTGGAATTAGAAAACTGGATTACGACGTTCCGAGTTACACAGATATGTTAGTGCAACTCGCCTCTTCCTTTGTTAAG GAATTGTACGGTTTGGGGGTAAGGAGAATGGGAGTGTTTGGTGCACCTCCACTGGGATGCTTGCCTTTCATGCGAACAATGTTTGGAGGTGTAGAAAGAGAGTGCAGAGAGGAAATAAACATGGCATCGAAACTGTTCAATTCTAAACTCTCTTCAGAGCTTCACAAGTTACATCAAAATTGGCCTCAAGCGAAGATTGTGTATATCAATATTTACGATCCTTTGCTCAATATCATCCAAAATCCAAtgaaatatg GATTAGAAGTTGTTGACAGGGGATGCTGTGGCACAGGGTCTGTAGAGGCAGGAATTCTGTGTAACCCGTTGAATCTGCAAACCTGCACAGATGATTCTAAATATGTGTTTTGGGACAGTTACCATCCCACTCAGAGGACCTATCAGATTCTTGTTGGGGAAATCCtcaacaaatatataaacaatttcTCTTGA
- the LOC108341093 gene encoding CO(2)-response secreted protease: MLPTTHAPISSCNLREHRNMKANTIFLLLFYVHLVFLGESRSSSSAEAGNGSDNQTNREVYIVYMGAAKDSLRDDHAYLLNSVLARNKNALVRNYRHGFSGFAVRLTKEEANSIAHRPGVISVFRDPLLKLHTTRSWDFLKDQSPLPKTHSPNRASNSAPSSDVVIGILDSGIWPESASFSDKGMGPVPSRWKGTCMNSFNFNSSNCNRKIIGARYYRDPNGDKVFETPRDVDGHGTHVAATAAGVTVPGVSYYGVAAGTAQGGSPESRLAIYQVCFKYECPGSAILAAFDDAIADGVDVISVSIGSIPGLRSELKYDTIAIGAFHAVERGILVVASAGNGGPYLNTVVNDAPWIFSVAASSIDRDFKSNLAFGDNKVIKGEALNFSPLSNLPKYPLVYGESAKAKDARSADARQCFPGAFAKRLVKGKIVICDGKDHSYRISLKVDAVREVSGVGVVHISDPIVGAERKDFGDFPATEISSKDADIIFQYVNSTSNPVATILPTVSILDFKPAPIIPSFSGRGPSDFSKNILKPDIAAPGVNILAAWIGNHREGVPKHKKPSQFNILSGTSMACPHVSGLAATIKSQNPTWSASAIKSAIMTTATQKNNLKAPIRTETGSTATPYDYGAGQMTLYGPFHPGLVYETNTVDYLNYLCYIGYNVTVVKIISRSVPNNFSCPKDSSSHHISNINYPSIAISDLEGKNVVEVTRTVTNVGEENETIYSPVIDAPRGIKVNLIPNKLQFTKNSRKLSYRVIFSFTSTMSMDHLFGSITWSNGKYDVRSPFVLIKS, encoded by the exons ATGCTACCAACCACGCATGCTCCCATTAGCTCCTGCAATCTACGAGAGCATAGGAACATGAAAGCCAACACAATTTTCTTGCTATTATTCTATGTTCACTTGGTGTTTCTTGGAGAATCAAGATCATCATCATCTGCAGAAGCAGGGAATGGAAGTGACAACCAGACTAACCGTGAAGTTTATATCGTGTATATGGGAGCCGCCAAAGATTCTCTTCGGGATGATCATGCTTATCTTCTGAATTCAGTGCTAGCGAG GAACAAGAATGCTCTGGTTCGCAACTACAGGCATGGTTTTTCTGGGTTTGCTGTTCGTTTAACTAAAGAGGAGGCAAACTCAATTGCTCACAGACCTGGTGTGATCTCTGTCTTCCGGGATCCACTTCTGAAGCTCCACACAACCCGTTCTTGGGATTTCCTTAAGGACCAAAGCCCACTACCCAAAACCCACAGCCCAAACAGGGCCTCCAACTCTGCTCCCTCATCAGACGTCGTCATTGGCATTTTGGACTCAG GTATATGGCCAGAGTCAGCAAGCTTTAGCGACAAGGGAATGGGTCCCGTTCCATCCCGTTGGAAAGGCACTTGTATGAACTCCTTTAACTTCAATTCATCAAATTGTAACAG GAAGATAATTGGAGCAAGGTATTACCGTGACCCTAATGGAGACAAAGTGTTTGAGACACCAAGGGATGTAGACGGCCACGGAACCCACGTAGCAGCCACAGCGGCGGGAGTCACCGTGCCCGGTGTCTCATATTACGGAGTGGCGGCGGGGACTGCCCAGGGTGGGTCCCCGGAATCACGGTTGGCGATTTACCAAGTGTGCTTCAAGTATGAATGCCCTGGCTCGGCGATTCTTGCAGCGTTTGACGATGCCATTGCTGATGGGGTCGATGTGATTTCGGTGTCGATTGGTTCCATCCCTGGGTTACGATCCGAGTTGAAATACGACACAATCGCCATCGGGGCATTCCACGCCGTGGAGCGCGGCATTTTGGTGGTTGCCTCCGCGGGAAACGGCGGACCATACTTAAACACGGTGGTGAATGACGCACCTTGGATTTTTAGCGTTGCTGCCTCTTCGATAGACAGGGATTTTAAGTCCAACCTTGCCTTTGGTGATAACAAAGTCATCAag GGTGAAGCTCTTAATTTCTCCCCCCTTTCAAATCTACCCAAATATCCACTTGTATATGGTGAGTCTGCCAAAGCAAAGGACGCCAGGTCAGCTGACGCAAG GCAATGCTTCCCAGGTGCATTCGCTAAACGTCTAGTAAAAGGGAAGATTGTCATATGTGACGGTAAAGATCATTCATATAGAATTAGTTTGAAAGTTGATGCTGTGCGGGAGGTAAGTGGAGTAGGTGTGGTTCACATTTCTGACCCAATAGTAGGAGCAGAAAGAAAAGATTTTGGAGACTTCCCAGCAACAGAGATAAGTTCTAAAGATGCTGACATAATCTTTCAGTATGTTAATTCAACCAG CAATCCAGTGGCAACAATTCTCCCAACAGTTTCAATCCTTGATTTTAAGCCTGCGCCCATAATCCCATCCTTTTCAGGAAGAGGGCCTTCAGACTTTTCCAAGAATATTCTCAAG CCTGATATTGCAGCACCAGGGGTCAACATTCTTGCAGCATGGATCGGAAATCACAGAGAAGGCGTTCCTAAACATAAAAAGCCCTCACAGTTCAATATCCTCTCAGGTACTTCTATGGCATGTCCACATGTTTCAGGACTTGCAGCTACCATCAAATCTCAAAACCCCACTTGGAGTGCTTCTGCAATCAAATCAGCAATAATGACCACTG CAACTCAAAAGAACAATTTGAAGGCTCCCATAAGAACGGAGACAGGATCAACAGCCACACCTTATGACTATGGAGCAGGGCAAATGACACTGTATGGACCATTCCACCCAGGGCTAGTTTATGAAACCAACACAGTTGACTACTTGAACTACTTATGCTATATTGGATATAATGTAACCGTGGTTAAGATTATATCGAGATCTGTTCCTAATAATTTCAGCTGCCCCAAAGATTCTAGTTCTCATCATATATCCAACATCAACTATCCTTCCATAGCAATCTCCGACCTCGAAGGGAAAAATGTCGTAGAAGTTACTAGAACTGTTACAAATGTTGGCGAAGAGAACGAAACAATTTACTCTCCTGTTATCGATGCTCCTAGAGGTATAAAGGTCAACTTGATTccaaataaacttcaatttaCGAAAAATAGTAGAAAACTAAGCTACCGAGTTATCTTTTCATTCACGTCGACCATGTCGATGGACCATTTATTTGGATCAATTACTTGGAGTAATGGTAAATATGATGTTCGAAGTCCATTTGTATTAATTAAGAGCTAA